The Brassica napus cultivar Da-Ae chromosome C7, Da-Ae, whole genome shotgun sequence genomic interval TATACTACTAGATCTTGACGTTGTGATTATCTAGACCAACTCAAGTCTACTATACATAATAAAAACACATACATAGGTAGGCGATATTTTTTctgcaagaaagaaaaaaatatagataatatTTTACCTATGCTACTGGTTAGTATCAAAATGGTTTATCCCACCTTTGCAAATCCCAGATCAGTATCCACGTATGCTATCAGGTCATGATATTGTAATTAAATATTCGAGAGCCAACCACATATGGGGGTCTTCACGCCTCAACATGTTTGGGTTGGGCAATTATAGAAGACAAGCATATGTGTATTCATGATTTCATGTCCCATATCAATATCCACATACACATGCCAACACGTGGACACACATATTAATACGGAAAAATTGTGAATACAGGCAGTGCAGTGGAAATATGATCATAATATTCTGAAGAAAATACAAGATTTTTGTCACTATttagaaaactaaaataattttaaacaaaaaaattttcatccaaataatattattctaaTTCCAAAGTCTTAGAAATACATCTAAATTAAAAAGGATTTTATTTTCAGAATACATTGAAAATGGCCTTTTAATATTACTAGGGAAgacaaatttagaaaaataaaacaaaataaagggCCTTGggaattatttaatatataagtatatattattctTCCGAGTTCTTAACAGACACATAACTGCCAATTTGTTTCATGAGACTGATGTTGATCACTTGTTTTTCTAGGTTCCACCAATTTGGTTGATACCTTAATTGTATTCACCTTATACAGTATAGactataatataatttgtttaaaaaaaaaaaaaaataactgcCAAACCGATAAATGTCGAAACAACTAACTCTGTTTTATTCAATGCCAAACCAGAAATAAGCCAAAGTTATCACTACGGGCTCGGTGCAACCCGATTCGGCTTTAGACGGATATATATGAAATCACGAGATACACACATTCTTTcgaataataacaataaaattaaaccaGATCCTGATCAAGTTCCGGTCTGGTTCAAGCATAGAGACTTCTTCCGCAGCGATCACACTCGGTTAAGTGAGAAACCGGGGTTTTACCAGCATTGATCTTCTGCAGGTTTGGAAGATCGACCTCAAGAACATCACGAAGAGCCTTAGAGCCTTCTCGGAGTTCATCAGAGCTgccaaaaggaaaagaaataatCAGTAACCGAATCAGTCGATAACCAATGATAAAACCGCTAAAGAAACCAGACCAGTTTAGCTGTTTCTAATTTACCTGATGGAGAGTGGTGGAGTTAAGCGGACAATGGTGTTGTGAGTCGGTTTAGCCAACACTCCTCTCTCCTTCAAGCTCAAGCAAATATCATAAGCTGAAACAGGAGATAAGCTTTCGCTGTTGAACTCAACCGCATTGAACAATCCTCTCCCTCTTACTTCTTTTATGTAATCAGGAAACTTTTCCTTGATTTCATTCAGTTGAATCCTCAGTTCATCTCCACGACTTGCTGATCTACAAGATTCAAGAACTGGGAAATGTTAATCCAAAGAACCAGAGTCTATTTTAGAAAGTAAAAGTGGGTACCTTTCGACGAGTTTCTCTTCCTCGATAACATCTAAAGAAGCCATAGCTACAGCACTAGCTAAAGGGTTCCCACCAAATGTGCTGgaatacaaaaaaaaggaacaagCTTTATCCCAAACAGACTGATAAATGTTATGTTACTAAGAATATATTGATGTAACGCTTGTGCGAACCTTCCGTGTTGGCCAGGTTTGATATGAAGCATGACATTTTTATCAGCAAGCACTGCACTTACTGGAACCACTCCTCCACCTAATGCTTTCCCAAGTATCTTTCAAATAGAAAGTTCAAATTGATTTTCGATAAGCTACGTAATGGCTTTGCTCCGGGAAGTATATCAGAAAAGTAAAAGAACATACCACCATGTCGGGACGAATCTCTTCCCAGTCACAAGCTAACATCTTCCCGGATCTCGCTAGACCGCTTTGTACTTCATCAGCTATCATCAAAACGTTGTGTTTTGTGCAGAGTTCTCTAACAGCTTTCAAATAACCCTCAGGAGGAATAACAACCTATAAACAAAGCAAAACCAATGTGATTCATCCTCTAAAATGATTATTATTGCTCGGGAAGAGGGAACTTACTCCAGCTTCTCCTTGAATAGGCTCGAAAAGGAATCCAGCTATTTTATCTCCCTTCTCTGAAATTTTATCATAACAATAACATGATCCACTCATTAAGCTCAAATCTTAAAGCATTCATACCTTTAAAGATCTTCTCAAGTGAATCAGCGTCACCAAAATCAACTTTAAGATTCCCAGGCAACAACGGTCCGAACCCGCGAGTAGCATCATTGTCACAACTCATGGAGATAACTGCTAACGTACGACCATGAAAGCAACCACAACAAGAGACGATTATAGCCTCGTCTTTGGGGATGTGTTTCTTCTCGTGACCCCATTTTCTCGCAACTTTCAAAGCGGTTTCGACACCTTCAGCGCCGGTGTTCATAGGAAGCACCATCTCATAACCGAACATGTTAGTGAGACGCTCAGCAAAGACGGGGAACTTATCATTATAAAAGGCTCGTGAACTTAAAGTGAGCTTCTCCACTTGTTCCTGCAGTGCCTTGATGATCTTAGGGTGGCAATGTCCCTgcgaaatacaaaaaaaaaataaaaaagaatcgAAAAAGTAAGAAATTTTCCACTTTTTGTTGAACGAGGCTGAGGAGGAGTGAGGCCTTTGGAGTCATGAACCTGATTAACAGCGGAGTAAGCAGCAAGAAAGTCGATGTATTTTTTGCCTTCAGGGTCCCATATGGTTGAGCCATTTCCGCGAGAAAACACAACCGGAACTGGATGGTAACTACaatattttgacacaagatatataATTTACAGACAAAAAGGTTAGCAACTAAAGTTTATACCAAAGATCATCCCAAACCCAATTTGTGCAAACGCTGATTGTAAattaaagaagaagaggagcaaaACCCAGAACCCAAAAGAAGAGGACAAAGTTGGAAATTTCAGAATCGGAGAAAAACGAAACCTTTGAggagataaaaagaaaagaaggagGCTTTACTTGTGGGCGCTGAATTCGGATTCCAGTTCAATCAATCGCTGAGAAGAAGATAACGGAGTTTTTGAGTTCGATTCCGGCAGTCCTCCATAACTCCGCCGTGCTCCGGCACTAGAAAGTCTGGTGGTAGACACACGCTGAATCAAACGTCTCGTGGCTGCTGCCATTACAGTCTTTCAGAAATGGACgcaaatgtttatttttgtttctgcTCTTTTTGGGCCCTCCCTCCTCTTTGTTTCTAGGACTTTACTCTGGATTGTACCAGTAACTCATGTGTTCATTCTATTTTATCCCaccaattaaaaacaatataatttttaatatattttaatcagaAACGTGGTGAAAATCgaaattgcccttaatgaaaccaAATATTTACAGGATCCAACCTAAACTATTTGACTCGACCCACTATTAGCCGGATCCTTAACCAGATCCGCGCGTTCCTTTCCCTTTTCTCTTCCTTTGTCGTCTCTCACTCTCTTCTAAATCTTCTAAacctgaaaattaaaaaaaaatcctagaaCCGACGAAAACGATGAAGCTCACCGCATTGACTGCTTCCTTCACTGCTTCTTCTCTGATCTTCCCTTAGTCCCTCGTGCCTTTCCTTGTTACTCTGATTTCATGATTTCTCCAAATCAGTCTGTAACCCTAGATTTGAcgaaatcaattgaaaaaattgATCGAATCAACTGCTCCTGCGGCGTATTCTATTCTCCCGCTCCTTCTGTCGGCGACGCAATCGACAGAACCCTAGACTTCATCTCCCATCTCCTATTTTCGTTCTCGTCTCTTCCGTGTAAAAGGTATGTTCTCTCTCcaatttttgattgattttgttGTTGGTTTGAAAGTCCGTTTGAAAGTATTGTGGTTGAAAATCGGTTAGGTTCAGATTTTTTTCAGAATGAGGATTACAGAGACTGAAACTTTGACACGTTTGGTTTTGAGGTTATAGAGATTGAAAGTTTGGTTTCAGACTTGAGATAAGTCTAGTGATTATTGAAGACTAACTGTTTTGGTGATAGAATGTCCTAGACTGTTTGATATGTGAAACCGAGTTGAGTGATTGATTAATTGTGATGTAGTGATCGAATTGATTGGTTGGATTTTATTATTGAATgaatgatttagggttttgagatCAGACAGCTATAAGAATCAATGATTTATTTTGTAGATATTTCATTGAATGGGTTTGTTAGCGTTGGTGGTTATTGAACGTTTattgtgtatgtatatattcagGGGATCAAGATATTGAGAGGCTATAGATAATGGCAGGCCAAGGTCGAGGGAGAAAAAAATCTCAGCAGAAAAAGTCCACAAAAAGAAACAGTGCTCCTGTAGAAGAGCAGCATGTATAAGAACTTTCAACAGAGAATGATAGTGATGATCTGTCAGCACACGGAATTGAGTCTGATAATCAGGGAACCGATAATCAGTCTGCATCATCTCAGGTAAATTATTCCAAATGCTAATAAACAGACTAGTAAGAAACAAAtgctaatataatttttatttggtttacaGGAGTGCCAACCACTGCCACCTGATGAGCTATGTTTCAAGAACACCGAGTTCACCCAGACGTGTAAGATACAGAGCAAGTGTTATGTGACCGAGACGGTGAAGTTTCTGAAGAAGGCTAGGTTTAAGCCTGAGCTCGAGTGGTTTGAAAACCACCCTCAGTTTTGCCATTTTTTCCACATGCCCGATGAACCAAACTTGAAGCTGCAGGGTATGTGGATGCTTCTACTGCGCACTGTTCCTTTACATGAGTCAGAGGACACATCTTGGTTTGCTGTTAATGGAGTGCCCATTCGGTATTCAATGAGAGAGCATGCTCTCATCTCGGGATTGGACTGCCATGACTACCCGGCTAAGTATAAGAAGATTGGAAGCTTTGCGTTTGTAGACAGGCATTTCAAATCACATAAGGAGATCACTATGCTATCTGTGAGAGAGAAGTTGTTGAGTATGAGTGCGTGTGGGGATCGACTCAAAATGGCAGTGCTTTACTTCTTAGGCACGATTATCAGAGCGAGGGGAAGGTATAATGCCCCGTTCGACCCTTTCGTATTAAGAATCGTCAACGATGTGGAGGTTTGTAAAACCTTTCCTTGGGGTCGGTTGACGTTTGAAGATGCTCTCCGGTCCATCACTCACGTGATGAAGCATCTGAAAGGGAAACCTAAGAATAATGTCAACTTTCCCGGGTTCATAATTCCTTTGGAGGTAAATTTGATTTAtccttatgattttttttttcgagtgtattttttttcttatgatttttttttcttttgacaatCAGATCCTGGCATTTGAGTGTATTCCAGCTCTGAAAGCACGATTTAGAGAAGGTGTAGAAGGCTGTATGAGTAAGTGTCCGAGGATGTGTAAAAAGCGGTTCCAAAGTAACAGCATGAAGGGTTATCCTCTTGAGGATTTGTACGACACACTAGGAGAAATTAAGGTATGTGTTAcgtgttgttttgtttttattaagtgAGTGGAATACAATgtgtttgatattttgtttggtATAAATTTTCAGGTTATTGAAAGTGTTCTTGTTCCTACTGTTGATGAGGAACCTCTCATGGCACGCTTAATGGATGGGGAGCCAGACTATGAAAATGAAGAAGGCGTGAGTAATTTGTGGAGCACGTGGTTGACTGTTAAGGAGAAGCCTATCTTTTGGCAAGAACTCTATGAGTTAGATGTGGCTGCAAGGGAGTTTCCTCAGAAGAAAGACAAAAGGAAAGTGCATGAAGAAGCATCCTCCTCTAATACAAGTTTGGAGGACGTTTTGAAAGGGTTTGAAGAGAGGTTGATGACAAGTTTGAGTGAAGTGAATGGGAAGGTGGAAAAAATGAACAAGAGACTTGGGAAGATTGAACGTTGccaagttgttttaaaaaagagGTGTAAAAGGATGAAGGC includes:
- the LOC106436851 gene encoding uncharacterized protein At3g43530-like, whose translation is MPDEPNLKLQGMWMLLLRTVPLHESEDTSWFAVNGVPIRYSMREHALISGLDCHDYPAKYKKIGSFAFVDRHFKSHKEITMLSVREKLLSMSACGDRLKMAVLYFLGTIIRARGRYNAPFDPFVLRIVNDVEVCKTFPWGRLTFEDALRSITHVMKHLKGKPKNNVNFPGFIIPLEILAFECIPALKARFREGVEGCMSKCPRMCKKRFQSNSMKGYPLEDLYDTLGEIKVIESVLVPTVDEEPLMARLMDGEPDYENEEGVSNLWSTWLTVKEKPIFWQELYELDVAAREFPQKKDKRKVHEEASSSNTSLEDVLKGFEERLMTSLSEVNGKVEKMNKRLGKIERCQVVLKKRCKRMKAMEKKLEKIEDCQYYLKKKAKKVEKEMKEMKEKEEDKENNDGFDYQGMDYDWGGQRNDSNGADATTKEPVDEDMVENTEVVEEKESEEDAQKDDRGSEEETEPEPEAEAEAEEDKEKEDEEESEEEAQKEPDEVQDEVEMNEANEIEEEVETEARVEVETEKTATPPRGRTKAAAARRQILTTPEKLFGKAEKMVEEEMKEPEEEGEKMVEEEVEEPEEEGEKMVEEEVVEPEEEAGKMVEEEVEEPEEEAGKMVVYEGSTCETKEADKGAAKPSGTGVKHRPKQMALRKHATKQAPKPRGRPRKDTEPKKFTTPEQTKRIRSRSQWVSTPFTEANTDEIEGRKKKPRTKA
- the LOC106436857 gene encoding ornithine aminotransferase, mitochondrial (The RefSeq protein has 1 substitution compared to this genomic sequence) produces the protein MAAATRRLIQRVSTTRLSSAGARRSYGGLPESNSKTPSSSSQRLIELESEFSAHNYHPVPVVFSRGNGSTIWDPEGKKYIDFLAAYSAVNQGHCHPKIIKALQEQVEKLTLSSRAFYNDKFPVFAERLTNMFGYEMVLPMNTGAEGVETALKVARKWGHEKKHIPKDEAIIVSCCGCFHGRTLAVISMSCDNDATRGFGPLLPGNLKVDFGDADSLEKIFKEKGDKIAGFLFEPIQGEAGVVIPPEGYLKAVRELCTKHNVLMIADEVQSGLARSGKMLACDWEEIRPDMVILGKALGGGVVPVSAVLADKNVMLHIKPGQHGSTFGGNPLASAVAMASLDVIEEEKLVERSASRGDELRIQLNEIKEKFPDYIKEVRGRGLFNAVEFNSESLSPVSAYDICLSLKERGVLAKPTHNTIVRLTPPLSISSDELREGSKALRDVLEVDLPNLQKINAGKTPVSHLTECDRCGRSLYA